DNA from Prevotella melaninogenica:
AATGTCCCCCTTTCTCTCACTCTGAATGGATAAAGTTTGCTATCTTTGCTTTAATTGTCCGTCCAAAGAAAAAAAAGTTGCAGATGAGCAAACATATAACCGAGGAACAAAGGTATGCAATTTTCTATGATGTTGCAAATACCGATGAGCAAAAAAGCAATAGCGGAAGCTATCGGAGTAGATAAAAGCACTGTTTACAGGGAGATAAAGCGCAATTGCGACGCCCGAAGTGGTAGCTATAGCATGGAGCTTGCCCAGCGAAAAGCAGACAGGCGCAAGCAGCAAAAACATCGCAAGGAAGTGCTTACACCGGCAATGAGAAAACGGATAATAAAGCTGTTGAAGAAAGGATTCAGCCCGGAGCAGATTGTCGGCAGGAGCCGCTTGGAGGGAATTGCGATGGTATCTCACGAAACGATATATCGCTGGATTTGGGAGGATAAGCGGCGGGGTGGCAAACTGCACAAATATCTTCGCAGACAAGGTCGCAGGTATGCCAAACGTGGTTCTAAAAATGCAGGGCGAGGATTTATCCCAGGCAGGGTGGATATTGATGAGCGTCCCGAGATAGTGGAACTGAAGGAGAGATTTGGTGATTTAGAGATAGATACAATTATTGGTAAGAACCACAAAGGTGCCATTCTTACCATTAACGACAGAGCAACAAGCAGGGTCTGGATACGCAAGTTGTCGGGAAAAGAAGCCATCCCGGTAGCTAAGATTGCAGTATGGGCACTGCGGAAAGTGAAAAACTTAATACACACAATTACGGCTGACAATGGAAAGGAGTTTGCAAAGCACGAGGAAATTGCGCAAAAATTGGAAATAAAATTCTATTTTTGCAAACCATACCACTCATGGGAACGTGGTGCCAATGAAAACACCAACGGGCTTATCAGGCAGTATATCCCAAAGGGTAAGGACTTTAGTGAAGTAACCAACAAACAGATTAAGTGGATTGAAAATAAACTCAATAATCGACCTCGTAAAAGACTTGGATACCTCACGCCAAACGAAAAATTTAAACAAATTATTAATCAGAATTCTGTTGCATTTGCAAGTTGAATTCAGCTTATAATAAGAAAGGAGATGAAGAATTTACTTCCCAACAGGACATTTTATTCCCTAAAGTGTTTGATGTTGATGGCATGCGAGTTTTTATTTATTGGAAACTTCCACATCCTGTGGAAAAGCTCTATCCATATGTTGATTACAAAATACGGAAAATTTCAAAAGATACGTTAGTTATAGGGGATTATACAGACTTTGTGTTTGTTAATGGTCATGGTAATGCCCCAAATCGGGAATTGTCAAAATAAAAAAATAATAAATGTGGGGTAATACTCCAAATCGGGAGTTATTGAAATAATTATCTGATTATCAATGTACTTTCCAAAAGATAAAGTATTAGGGCAGAGTGGAAAAATCGTTGAAACTGGTCCTATGTAATCGTTCAAAGTGACCCTTTTGTATCATCCAAAGAGGGATTGGACATTCGCGGTACGATACGAGTATGGGTGTTATGATTTATCAGCATTCATTCTTCTCTACTCCCAAAGGATTTTGTCAGTTGTACTGCTTGCTGTTGTAGTCTGATGAGAATTTGGGAATAGGTTTCGAGTTTGCCGAGCAGTTGTTGAGCAGTGGCAACAGAATGATAAGTATTGAGGACTTTCACGACTTCGTTGTACAGAACTCCTATCTTATGAGCCAAGGCAACGATTTCTGAGAGTTTCTCCAAGTAAGGTTCTTTTGCAGGGTCTTGGGTGATGACCTTAAAAGATTCACCAAGAAGCCTTGCTCGGACAAAGTCGCTCTTTGTCTTTGCTCCCGACTTGCGATAGAGTCTGATAAGTTTCTGCTGGTCTTCGGAATTAGGTATTCTGATGTGCCATCTGTCCCATCGTGGGCAGGTGGCACATCTGCCGTCTGGCTTCTTTTGTTTTTGCTTCTTCATTGCTTTCTAATCACGACTTTGGAGTGATTTAATCCCCTTTCGGGGCAAGGGTCTTTGTGGTACAAATGGCAATTTGTGGTACAAAGACACACCTTGCTGATGTAGAAAATGGGATTATAAGCCCCTGCTGTGTTACTGCATTCATTGAATACAGTAACTCGGCGTAGGCTTGCATTCGAGGAATGCAGTAATTCAGAGTTTCCTCCATCTTTCCACATCTTCCTTGTATTGGTCGAGGTGTTCCCGCAGTACCTGTTCGACATATCCCGAAACGCTCGCTCCATGCTCACCGATTCTCCGCACCACGAAGTCTAACTTTCGTTGGGTTTCCTCTGATACATACACGGCTTTGCGGTGGCTGTTGCGAAAGGGCTGGAGATATTTCCCCTGAAACTCGGATAATTGCTTTCTGTCCTTTGTTTTTCCCATTCTTTGATGAAATTCTTCGGTAGAAGTAGCCCTTTCTGTTGGCGACAACGCTGTTTCTTGATAGGACGGTTGAGAAAAATCCTTGTTACTCTCCTTGTCATTTTGTTCCTCAACTTTATCAACAGGCTCAAACCTTCTCTTTTCCTCTTCATAATCGAAGGGCTGGTCAAAATCGGGTAACTCTTCGGGCTTGCGGAGCTTAACGCCATAATTTCCCATATCTCTAATGGCTTGTTCCAAGCGTTGTTTCCTTTTTTCATCTATTCTTGCCATAATTTCTTGGGTATCGGGTTATAGTGTTTTTCAAGCATGGCTTGTATGTCGCTCTGCTTGTAGAGTATCTTCCCTCCGATTTTGTAGAAAGGAAGCGTTCCTGAGTTTCTGTACTCTTGGAGCGTGCGTGTGCTGAGCCGTAATTGGCTGCAAACCTCCTCACCCGAAAGGTAAACCTCACCATTCAGCATCGGACGGGCGGTAGAGCAATACCGCTCCAACTTCTTCAAAGTGCCTTCCATCAGTTGTGAAAACAACTGCATCTGAGGGTCTTCCCGCGTAATGATTTCATTCTCTGCCATAATTCATTCATTCTTTGATTTCAATCCTTGACTGCATTCAGCATTTCACAGATGTCGGTCTGTTTGTAATAACACTTATGTCCAATCATGGAGAAAGGGATTTTGCCCGTATCTCGGTATGATTGTAGGGTACGCTTGCTGATGCCTAAACGCTTGCACACGGCTTCGTTGTCGAGCCATTGCTCGGTCTTGGGAGGATTACCGATGAGTTTTTCCACACGATGGATAAAGTCTGCAAATTCGGAGCGATGTCGCTCCCACGCTTTGCGGTCGATGATAATGAGTTTCATTGCCTTAATTTTGTTTTGATTACTTTATTGTTACTCAGCAAACAAACTGTTATGCAGTCCATTGCCGTACTTCTCGGGTGCAAAAGTAACCCCTCGGAAGCACCACTGCAAGAAATGAGGATAAGCAGGGAAATAGAGAGAAAGCAATAGAAAAACAAAGGAAATCCGTCTGTGTTATTGCGGTAATGAGATGAGGTGCCGGCTCGTTCCTTTTATTATCTTGTTGTTTTATCGATAATTCGATAGTTCGACAAATCGAGATGTCGAAGTGTCGATAGATAGTTTTATCGATAGATTATTTTGACGATATATAGTTTTGACAACAGATAGTCATGACAACAAATTGTACAAACAATAGATTGTCCGTATTATCGTCAGTCCTATCTGTTGTTAGTTGTTACGCCTTGCGTCCAAAGAGCCTGAGTATGCCGTATTCTTGTCGTGCCTATACTCTCTACGGCAGCCCAGCCCTGCAAGGTTGGGAGAGATGAATACGACCGCATGGATATAGAAAATGGCAATACCACCTTGAAACAGAGAAATCCTGCGGTGGAGATTCTTCTCTCCATCCGCAGGACTCGACCTTGTCAGGGCAGACAGGCTGCCGTTGTACCTTTGCACGATAAGAAACGGCATCAGGAACTTTGCGTGCGCCGCCTTTGCCTACAACGCCTTCAGGCTTGCTTCCTCCGTCAGTCTGACCGTTGGCAGATTGTTGCTCTCGATGAGCAGCACTATCGTGCCTGTCAGTTCGGTGTAAAGACGGCCGTATTGCTCGTCAGAAGCCAATGTGTCCGTCAAACCGAACTTGTCGAATGTGGCTTGAACAGCCTTGTTCGACAACAGTATAGGTACGAGTTTCTCTGGGAGCGGTGCAGGAAGTTCCCTTTCAAACTCGTTTTCCAACACGGATATAAGCGTATCGTACTTGGAAAAGTGCAAGCCTTGATACAATGCCTCGCTTGCCATGCTCTCCGCTTCAATGTGTGTAAAGCCTTGTGCTACAGCATCGCAGTAAACTGTGAGAGCCATATCTGCCCGTGCAGTGATAAACTCCGTATCTTGCAACTTTTCGGGGTGATGCTCACTCATGTAACTTCTTAACTTCAATCGGAAGTAGGAAAGTTCCTTTTTGTTCTTCTGTTTCATTGTTTTTCTTGTTAAAAAGTTGGACTTCTTTTTTTTGAATCATTCATTACGGCTGTTACATCCCAATTATGGGACTTGACTTTTTCGGTGTTCTTGACGGACACAGCCGTAAGGCTTTACGCAGTACCCTTGTATGCTCACTACCCATCAGGGGTTGCATTTCCTTGGCAATCTTGCTCTTGGTCACCCGTGCATAAATCTCGGTCGTGGAGATGAAGCGATGCCCCAGCATCTTGCTCACCGTCTCTATCGGAAGTCCGTTCTCCAGACAGATGGTCGTGGCAAAGGTGTGCCGTGCGGTGTGCGAGGTCGCTTGAGTATGCGGTAGCAGTCCTGCCTTAATACATATCTCCTGAATAGTTCTATTGAAATTACTGTTGCTGGGAAACTCTCGAAAGAAAAGCCCCTCCCTTCGTCCGTGGCTCACAATGGCGAGTATTTTCTCGGCAACGGGCAGCAACGGGACAATACTTCTGTTCTGTGTCTTTGTTCGACAGAGCGATATGTACCTACGCCCATCCCCGAATGTATAAACATCGTCCATTCGGAGTTTCTTTAAGTCTGAGAATGCCAGCCCCGTGAAACATCCCAAGAGGAAAATAAGTCTGCAATGGTTATCTGTCGAGCGGTGCGGACGGTAAGCCAAGAGTTTTTGCAGGTCGTCCGCCGTAAGTGCATTGCGCTCGTAGGTAGGCGTTTCTATGTCTATGAGTTCAAAAGGGTCTTCACGAACGTATCGCTCCTGCAATGCCTTGCGAATGACCTGATGCAAGTGGCGTAGGCGGTTGCCGACACTGCTTTCCTTGTTTCCCAAGTCCCGAAGCATAAAAAGGCGATAGTCCTCAAGCAAAGTCTTGTCCACCTCTGTGGGCATACAGTCTGCCCTGTCCCTTACTTGCAGGAAATGAACAAAACTCTTGTAGCTGTCCTTAAAAGCCCTGACAGTTGCCTTGCTTAATGTTCTGCCCTGCAATTCCTCCTTGTATTCACAAACGGATTGATATAGCTCCGTAAGTGTTGGCATGGGGCGACTTTGCTGCATATAACGCTCCTTGAGGTATTCCGCCGTGATATAGTTTTCTTCCCTTAATGTACGTTCATAGAGTGAATGCAAGCACTCTTCTATTGAGTTCAGTTGCAGATTGATGCCGCTTGAATTACCTGTTGTCGCCTTGATGCACCCTTTTCGGGCAAGCCACTCGTCGGGGGAAGTTTGCAACTGCGTGGAAAACGATGAGGACGTTCCATTACAGGTGATACGGCAACGGATTACGCATAGTCCGTCTTCATTGGTCTTGCTTCTATCTATGTAGAATAGTATGGCAAATGTACTTTTCATTGTTCTGCGGTTTTAGTTGGTCAGTTGATAATGTGCGAGTTGTGGAAGTATTTTCTCTATGTCCAGAAAGACACGCTCGGGAGATGTCTCCGCATACACTTGCGTGGTTTTGATTTGACTGTGTCCGAGCATTTTGGAAACGCTCTCAATGGACACGCCCTCCGACAGTGTCATCTGAGATGCGAAGGTATGCCGTGCCATGTGATAGGTCAGCGTTTTCTGAATACCGCAAAGCCGTGCTATCTTTTTGAGGTGTATGTTTACCGTGTCGCATCCGGGTATGGGCAGCAGATACCCCTTGGGCGGTTCGTGTCGGAAAGCCCTCGTGTGAATGCCCCGATAACGCTCGATAATGGCAGTGGCTTCGGGAAGTAGGGGGATGTGGCACACGTTGCCCGTCTTTATTCTCGGCTTGCGTATCCAAGTCATTCCCGCTTCGTGAAAGACGTGCTGCTCCGTCAAGTGATACACGTCGGTATAGGAAAGCCCCGTCAGGCAGGAGAAAAGGAACATATCCCTCGACACTTTTTCATAGCCTTGCAATTTATCTTCTCCCAAGGCTGCGATAAGACCTACCTCCTCCCTTGTGATGTAACGTGGAGTACCCACTTCCCAACGAATGGAATGGTTGATGAAGGGATAGGTGTCAATGATGTGCCGTTTATGCAGGTCTTTGAGCAAGGAAGCCAGCATGGAGAGATAGCCAGCCGAAGTGTTGAGCTTGAATCCCTTTTCTTTGGCGAAGTAGTCCTCCAAGTCTTTGATAAAGGCGATGTCGGCTTTCTGCACGGGAATATCCTCCACACGGTAGCGATACCTGACGAAGTTTGCCAGATGCTTGTGAAAGAGCAACAGGCATTTTAGTCTGCGTTCGCTGCGGTCTATGCCCACACGCTCACGGAAGCGGTCGATATACTCGTCTGTATGATGCAGCAGTCCTTGTGACTCACTGTTCAGTCCGAATACAAGCTCCCGTACTCGCTCTGCCGTGATGGGAGCATCGGATTTACCCGAAAGAGACTCATAAACCTTGTGTATGCTCACCTGAAGGCGGTCAAGTTCCTTGTTTACCGATACGGCTTCGGCACTCTTGCCCAGCAGTCGGTTTTTGCGACTGTCCCACAAACGAGGAGTACACGAGCATTTGCAACTGAACTGTACCATAGAGCGTCCTGCGCTGATGCGTCCCATGATGGGACTTTTTCCGTTTTTGTCCTGCGTACCTCTCTTGAGGTAGAAAAGCAGCTTGAATTTTTCTTTTTCCATTGTTTTTTACTTGCAAAATTACACTTCTTTGAGGAACTTTGAACGATGCAAAACATTGATAATGAAAGAGAAAACACCGTTTTAGTTACCACTTTCAGCCGTCCTTTTCCTTTCATCGTTTTTCGAACGATTTGGTAACTGAACTCCCTCCTTTTCGCTCCCTTTTCTGCCTGTTTCCTATGATGCAACCCTAAGAAGAAACAAGCAATATCCGCTGTATTTCAGTCAGATATGAGTTTTATGCCATTTTCTGCTTTCTACTCCCATACTTCCTTATAGAACGTTTGAGAAAATATCTGGTTACACACAATATGTACGGATTGCAGTACTTGCTGGCTTCCATATTCGGAGCGGTCACTCCTTTCTGTTCATGTTCTTCCATTCCTCTGTTTATCGGATTTGTAAAGGGCGGCATTCCTTTGGGCGTAACATTCGCATTTCTTATCACATCACCGTTGGTAAACGAGGTGGCTGTTGCCATGTTCCTTGGCTCCTTCGGATTGAAGGTGACTCTTATCTACGTCATCAGCGGCATTCTGTTAGGAGTAATAGGCGGTATAGTACTCGGTCGCATGCGCCTTGCTCCTTATCTGAGTGACTGGGTAAAGCAGATGCAGGCAAATTCATCCGCTCAGGCAGGGGAATGGGAAAAAGACCATACCACCTTTACCAAGAGGCTTCCCACTATTATCCGTGATGCATGGAAAATTGTCAGTGGTGTACTTATATATATTCTGATAGGTATAGGTATCGGTGCTTTCATGCATGGCTTTGTTCCTGAAGGATTCTTTGAGCAATACATGTCAAAAGACAACTGGTATGCAGTTCCTTTGTCTGTTATACTTGCCGTACCGATGTATGCTAATGCCGCAGGTATCGTCCCAGTAATCGAGGTATTTGTAGCGAAAGGCATTCCCATCGGAACGGCGATAGCCTTCATGATGGCTGTCGTTGGTCTTTCCTTGCCAGAGGCAACACTGCTCAAGAAAGTAATGACATGGAGACTTATCGGCATATTCTTCGGCACTGTGACGTTTTTCATCATCTTGTCCGGCTATCTGTTTAATTATATTCTATAATATGTAGAAGCTCCTTCCAAAAAGCATTCAAACTATATAGTAAGTCAAATCCCCAAATTTAAAAATAAAAAGATGAAAGTATTGATTCTTTGTACAGGAAACAGCTGCCGTAGCCAAATGGCTCATGGCTTTCTACAGTCATTCGACAAAAATATAGAAGTGTATTCTGGTGGAACGGTACCAGCGAAACAGGTAAACGCCAAGGCGGTGGAAGTAATGAAAGAAGCCAGAATAAACATTGCCTCACATGTCCCAACACATGTTAACACCTATCTTGACAAGGAATGGGATTACGTAATAACCGTTTGCGGTGGTGCAAACGAAAGTTGTCCTATGTTTACAGGTAAAGTAAGAAACAGGCTGCATATAGGGTTTGACGATCCCTCGGAAGCAACCGGAAGTCCCGAGTTTATTAACAGTGAGTTCCATCGGGTACGGGATGAAATTAAAGCCTGTTTCTATGACTTTTACCTGAACGAATTAAAACCACAATTAAAATAAATAGATATTGTTATGGAAAAGAAACAAGGAATTGGATTTTTTGAAAAATACCTGACTGTCTGGGTTGCCTTGTGCATCATTATTGGAATTGCCGTGGGACAATGGCTTCCGGCAATTCCGCAAACATTAAGCAAATTTGAATATGCCAACGTGTCTATACCCGTGGCAATCCTGATTTGGTTAATGATTTATCCGATGATGCTAAAAGTAGATTTTCAAAGTGTTAAGAATGTCGGCAAGCGTCCGAAAGGAATAATAGTCACTGGCGTTACAAATTGGCTGATAAAGCCATTTACCATGTTTGGAATTGCTTATTTGTTCTTCTATGTGGTTTTCAAAGCCTTTATACCTGCCGGATTAGCCGAAGAATATCTAGCCGGGGCGGTATTATTGGGGGCTGCACCTTGTACAGCTATGGTGTTCGTGTGGAGTTACCTTACTAAAGGGGATGCCGCTTATACACTGGTACAAGTGGCTGTGAACGATTTAATCATATTGGTAGCGTTTGCCCCTATCGTTGCTTTCTTGCTGGGAGTTGGCGGCGTATCTATCCCATGGGACACTCTGTTGCTATCCGTAGGGCTCTTTATTGTGATACCACTTGCGGCTGGGGTCATTACTCGAATAATGGTTATCCGCCGCAAAGGTGTGGAGTATTTCAACAATATATTTATTAAGAAATTTAATAATTACATGGTAGGTGGGTTGCTATTAACACTTATTATCCTGTTTTCATTTCAAGGAGAAACGATACTGAACAATCCCCTGCATATCTTATTGATTGCTGTTCCGCTTGTGTTGCAAACGGTTCTGATATTTTTCGTTGCTTACGGTTGGTCGAAATGGTGGAAATTACCCCATGATGTTGCCGCACCTGCCGGAATGATTGGGGCAAGTAATTTCTTTGAATTGGCGGTTGCTGTAGCTATTTCTCTTTTTGGTTTACAATCTGGGGCTGCATTGGCTACGGTGGTGGGCGTGTTGGTCGAAGTTCCGGTGATGTTGATGTTAGTAAGGATTGCCAATAACACACGACATAATTTCACAGAGACATATCATTCTTAGAGGCAATTGCATAATAAGAAGATATAATAAAGGTAAGATACCTAAATATTATGCCCCCAAAGGGCTAAACGGCTCTCAGTTATTCCCATATAAGATAGAATGTAGTCATAGGGTAGTAATTTTCATTTCTTGTTCTAACTACATTATAACCCTTTTTCTTTCACTGCCTTATCTCTTGTTGTAGTAAGTAGTAGGATAATATCGGTGAAAGAAAAAGGAAATCAATACAGATTATCAGTTATCCGTGCTGCCAAGCAGAAATATCGGTGTTATCACGGATGCAGGTTTCTGCAACCTCTCACAGAGATACTTCCTGAACAAATGCGCTTCTGTGCTGTCCAACTGAAAAGACAGGGCAATGATGATAGGAAGCGGATAGAGCGGAGCATAACCTTTTAGTTGTTCGTTTACATAAATATCATCCTCACCTGCACTCCTTTCATCGGGATGCAGGTTAGAAAATCTCATCAACGCTTGCAGTCTATGGTTAAGTTTACTCCACGTTACACCGAAGAACTTCGCAAGTTCTCCCTCCGTCATGGTTATGTCTCCGTTTCCTTTTCTGACAACCTGCATATTGCTGCCCCAATCAAAGATACTGCGATGACAGGCAGTGTTTGTTACGGCTTTTAAGTTATCGTTTGCTTTCATGCCGTTTCCTCCATTTTATAGATTGATACCTCCGAAGGTTCACAAGCCTCTCTCTCCATAGTTTCTTTATCCTTTGCCGATTGTTTGGCAATAAGCCTGTCCATATCCTCCGAAATCTTGTTGTCCGTTACCTGCGCATAAATCTGCGTGCTTGATATGGAAGCGTGCCCCATCATCTTGGCTATACTCTCAATAGGTATTCCTGCACTTAGGCTCATCGTACCGAAGGTATGCCTTGCAACATGGTACGACAATCTCTGTCTGATACCGCAAGCCTTGCCAACAATACTCAGTCTGCCGTCTATCACGCTCCGGCTGCACTCACGGGGAAAGATATGTTTTTTACCTTTTTCTTTCACCGTCTGCTGTTCTTCATTCCCTTTCTGCTCTTCCAGACAATGGCGGATAATAGCCTCTGCTATCGGGTGCAATGGTACGACAAACTCAACCTTTGTCTTCTGACGCTCCTTGCGGATATACTTCCGCCCATCCGCTGCCGTTTGGATATGCCTGTATTCCAAATTTTCCATATCAGCGATAGCCATACCTGTGAAGCAGGAGAAGACGAACATCAGCCGTGCCAATTCCGATTCTCTGTCGTTCATCGTCATTGCCATGAGTTTCATTACATCGCCCTTTTGCAAGAAGCGTATCTTCTTTTCCTCCTTCTCATACTTGGCGTTCTCAAAGGAATTGCAGCGGATAATCCTGCTGCTCACCGCACGAAACATCAGTCGGCTCAGCCAACAGAGATTGGTATTGACAGTCGATGCTTTCAGCCCACGCTTTTTTAGGAAGAAACGGTATTCCTCGAACAAACTCTCCGTAATGGTGACGATAGATATGTCTTGTACTCCTTTGTTTTCGATAAAATCTCGGAGATTTTTATCAGAATAGTAAAGGTTCAGATAAGTCCCCTCTGCCCTTGACTTTCCAACGCTTTCCTTGACGGCTTGCAGTTCCGCTTTGCTCATTGCAAGGAGCGTGGTGGGGTTAGTGGCAATGCCTTGCAAACTGTTCTTGATAAGTTCCACACTTACCACTCCGTCCCTCGTCAGTATGTCCCGATAGGTTTTTTCTACCAATTCCCTGAACTCATTGATTCTTTGGTTGGTCTTCCTATTGGTTGTCAAACCCTGTTTGGAGTTCCACTCGGCAGGCTGGCACTCTTCGCCTGTGGTAATGGCTGTGTTCTTTCCGTCTATGGTGATACGGCAAAGAATGGCGGTATTGCCGTCTGCCTTAGTTTTCTGTCTGTTGATATAGAACAGTATCTTGAATGTACTTCTCATAATGATTTTAGTTTTAATATGTCTATTGCTAAATACTCATCTGCATATCCTCCGTGAAAGAAAGAAAACGATTAAACTCCTCAAAGAGTTTTTGGGGTGTAACCTTTGCATAGCGTTCAGTCATGCTTATGTTCGAATGTCCCAGCATCTTGCTCACCGTTTCTATTGGCACTCCTTGCTCAAGCGTGATAAGCGTGGCAAAGGTGTGTCTTGCCGTATGTGTGGTAAAGGGAAACGATATGCCTGCACGAAGCCGCAGGGCTTTCAAACAGATCTGATAGTTCTTGTACTTGATACAGGGGAGTAATGTTTCCCTTCCATCGCTGTGGAGCTTCTCCATCAGCCTTATGGCTTCGGGCAGCAGTTTGACACGACAAGGCACACCTGTCTTGTGGCGGTTGAACTTCAGCCAAAGGCTACCCTCGTCGTCACGCACAAGATGGGACTTGTCCAGTTCCATCAAATCACAATAAGCAGCACCTGTATAACAGGCAAAGAGGAAAATATCCCTTGCAGTTTCCATTTCCTCCTCCAAGTCCTCAAAGTTGAGAGCCTTCAATTTGTCTAATGCTTCCTTGTCCAATGCTTTGGGCAGTCTCTTGTCGCCCTTGCTAATTTTGGCTTTGTCAAATAGAAGTACATCAGCCAATCCCTCACGGTAAGCCAACCTGCATACCGTCTTCAAATGCGTGGCTGCATTATAGAATGTGCTTTCTTGAAAACCGCACTCACCTAAGAAATACTGCCCAAACTCATAGATAAAGTTCTCTGTGAGCTGTGAGAAAGCCAAGTCTGTCACCTTGTATTTCCGTTGAATAAACTTCTGCAAATGAATTCGGGTAGAGTGATAGCCGTGTATGGCTCCTTCCTTGATGTCTATACCAACATGGCTTTCCTTCTCCTTAATGAGCATATCCAGCCTTTCAATGAGCATGCATCGTGTCTGTACGCTCCCTTGGAACAGCTCTTTCACATCGGCTGCATCAAATAGGCAACCTTTGGATAGCAGAGATTGATAAGCCGACTGAACAGACAACAGCAGATTTTCCAATTTACCGTTTATCTCCACCGCCTCACGACTCTTACCATCCATTCTGCTCTCTCGTGGATTCCACAAGTCGGGGTTGCAGGAGAGTTTACAACTGAACTGTGCAATACTCCTTCCAAGTGTAATACGCCCCATGATGGGAGCCTTGCCCGACTTGTCAAGACCGCTCTTTTTGAGGTAGAGCAACACCTTCATTTTCTCTTGTTTCATACGCTTTAATTTTTATGGGCAAAGTTACCCGAATTAAAGCGTTCCTCACTTATGCAGAAAACTGCCGACCGCAGCAACAGCCACACGAGCGAAAATAATTCAGTTACTAAAGTTTCCCACCCCTCTATTTCATGGGTATTTCAACCAAACTGCTTTGCGAATACCCATGAACGTGAGCCGTTAACACTTGTCTAAAATATGTTTACGGTTGTGAGCTTTTCTTGTTGCCTGTCTTCCAATGCTTGGACCATAATCTCAAAGTTGTTCCGCATTGCTGAGTCGGTGACTATTAACTGCCCTATCTCACTAACAGAGAACCCAAGAACGTCACAAAGAGCAGCAAGCAATCTCTCTATGCAATTCAGCACACGATGCCATAACGTAAGTGCCATGACATCATCTTCCATGTCAGCAAACAATTCACCCATGGTCTCATACTCTGACATCCGTTTTTCTAACGACATCACGATATATGTAATGTAGCAGAGCGTTGCATCAGCAATCTGACCATCAAAGTCTCTCCCCATGTATGAGCCGAGTCCGAGATGTCCTTTTGTCTCCTTGTTGACCACTTCAATGTTCCATCGTATCTGGTATAACTCGAAGGCACGCACAAAGCTCATCGATAGATCCGTACTAAGCATGATGTTCCAAG
Protein-coding regions in this window:
- a CDS encoding site-specific integrase yields the protein MKQEKMKVLLYLKKSGLDKSGKAPIMGRITLGRSIAQFSCKLSCNPDLWNPRESRMDGKSREAVEINGKLENLLLSVQSAYQSLLSKGCLFDAADVKELFQGSVQTRCMLIERLDMLIKEKESHVGIDIKEGAIHGYHSTRIHLQKFIQRKYKVTDLAFSQLTENFIYEFGQYFLGECGFQESTFYNAATHLKTVCRLAYREGLADVLLFDKAKISKGDKRLPKALDKEALDKLKALNFEDLEEEMETARDIFLFACYTGAAYCDLMELDKSHLVRDDEGSLWLKFNRHKTGVPCRVKLLPEAIRLMEKLHSDGRETLLPCIKYKNYQICLKALRLRAGISFPFTTHTARHTFATLITLEQGVPIETVSKMLGHSNISMTERYAKVTPQKLFEEFNRFLSFTEDMQMSI
- a CDS encoding site-specific integrase, which gives rise to MRSTFKILFYINRQKTKADGNTAILCRITIDGKNTAITTGEECQPAEWNSKQGLTTNRKTNQRINEFRELVEKTYRDILTRDGVVSVELIKNSLQGIATNPTTLLAMSKAELQAVKESVGKSRAEGTYLNLYYSDKNLRDFIENKGVQDISIVTITESLFEEYRFFLKKRGLKASTVNTNLCWLSRLMFRAVSSRIIRCNSFENAKYEKEEKKIRFLQKGDVMKLMAMTMNDRESELARLMFVFSCFTGMAIADMENLEYRHIQTAADGRKYIRKERQKTKVEFVVPLHPIAEAIIRHCLEEQKGNEEQQTVKEKGKKHIFPRECSRSVIDGRLSIVGKACGIRQRLSYHVARHTFGTMSLSAGIPIESIAKMMGHASISSTQIYAQVTDNKISEDMDRLIAKQSAKDKETMEREACEPSEVSIYKMEETA